In Antennarius striatus isolate MH-2024 chromosome 10, ASM4005453v1, whole genome shotgun sequence, one DNA window encodes the following:
- the smad5 gene encoding mothers against decapentaplegic homolog 5 isoform X1, with amino-acid sequence MTSMSSLFSFTSPAVKRLLGWKQGDEEEKWAEKAVDALVKKLKKKKGAMEDLEKALSCPGQPSKCVTIPRSLDGRLQVSHRKGLPHVIYCRVWRWPDLQSHHELKPLEVCEYPFGSKQKEVCINPYHYKRVESPVLPPVLVPRHSEFNPQHSLLVQFRNLTHNEPHMPLNATFPESFQQPHSGSGGGSSSGGGGGGGSFPISPNSPYPPSPASSGTYPNSPASSGPSSPFQLPADTPPPAYMPPDEQLGQESQSMETSSSLVPPNMARGDVQPVEYEEPSHWCSIVYYELNNRVGEAYHASSTSVLVDGFTDPSNNKNRFCLGLLSNVNRNSTIENTRRHIGKGVHLYYVGGEVYAECLSDTSIFVQSRNCNYHHGFHPTTVCKIPSGCSLKIFNNQEFAQLLAQSVNHGFEAVYELTKMCTIRMSFVKGWGAEYHRQDVTSTPCWIEVHLHGPLQWLDKVLTQMGSPLNPISSVS; translated from the exons ATGACCTCCATGTCCAGTCTCTTTTCTTTTACCAGCCCTGCAGTCAAGCGTTTGCTTGGCTGGAAACagggagacgaggaggagaaaTGGGCAGAAAAGGCAGTGGATGCATTAGTGAAaaagctgaagaagaaaaaaggtgcAATGGAAGATCTAGAAAAAGCACTAAGTTGCCCCGGGCAGCCCAGCAAGTGTGTCACCATTCCAAGATCGCTAGACGGCCGGCTACAGGTTTCGCACAGGAAAGGTCTTCCTCACGTAATCTACTGCAGAGTGTGGCGCTGGCCAGACCTCCAGTCCCACCATGAGCTCAAGCCCCTGGAGGTGTGCGAGTACCCATTTGGTTCCAAACAGAAGGAGGTCTGCATCAACCCATATCACTACAAGCGAGTAGAGAGCCCTG TGCTTCCTCCTGTCCTGGTACCACGGCATAGCGAGTTCAACCCACAACATAGTTTACTGGTACAGTTCCGCAACCTCACCCACAACGAACCACACATGCCCCTGAACGCCACCTTTCCAGAGTCCTTCCAGCAGCCGCACAGTGGGAGCGGtggcggcagcagcagcggtggaggaggtggcgGCGGTTCTTTTCCTATCTCTCCAAACTCGCCGTATCCTCCTTCTCCAGCCAGCAGCGGTACCTATCCAAACTCTCCCGCCAGCTCAGGGCCCTCCAGTCCATTCCAGCTTCCAG CTgacaccccacccccagcctACATGCCTCCTGATGAGCAGCTGGGCCAGGAGAGCCAATCCATGGAAACCAGCAGCAGCCTGGTGCCGCCGAACATGGCCAGAGGTG ATGTGCAACCAGTGGAATATGAAGAGCCAAGTCACTGGTGCTCTATTGTCTACTATGAACTCAACAATCGTGTAGGAGAGGCCTACCATGCCTCGTCAACCAGCGTCCTGGTAGATGGATTTACTGACCCATCAAACAACAAGAATCGCTTCTGCCTTGGACTGCTGTCCAATGTCAACCGCAACTCAACAATCGAGAACACCCGCCGACACATCGGCAAAG GAGTCCACCTGTACTACGTGGGAGGGGAGGTTTACGCCGAGTGTCTCAGTGACACCAGCATTTTCGTCCAGAGTCGAAACTGTAATTACCACCACGGCTTCCACCCCACCACCGTCTGCAAGATCCCCAGTGGATGTAGCCTGAAGATTTTCAACAACCAGGAGTTTGCACAGCTTCTGGCCCAGTCTGTCAACCACGGCTTTGAAGCTGTATATGAGCTCACCAAGATGTGCACCATCAGAATGAGCTTCGTCAAG GGCTGGGGAGCCGAGTATCACCGACAGGATGTCACCAGCACCCCCTGCTGGATCGAGGTTCACCTGCACGGACCCCTCCAGTGGCTGGACAAGGTGTTGACACAAATGGGTTCGCCTCTCAACCCCATCTCCTCAGTGTCCTAA
- the smad5 gene encoding mothers against decapentaplegic homolog 5 isoform X2: protein MTSMSSLFSFTSPAVKRLLGWKQGDEEEKWAEKAVDALVKKLKKKKGAMEDLEKALSCPGQPSKCVTIPRSLDGRLQVSHRKGLPHVIYCRVWRWPDLQSHHELKPLEVCEYPFGSKQKEVCINPYHYKRVESPVLPPVLVPRHSEFNPQHSLLVQFRNLTHNEPHMPLNATFPESFQQPHSGSGGGSSSGGGGGGGSFPISPNSPYPPSPASSGTYPNSPASSGPSSPFQLPADTPPPAYMPPDEQLGQESQSMETSSSLVPPNMARDVQPVEYEEPSHWCSIVYYELNNRVGEAYHASSTSVLVDGFTDPSNNKNRFCLGLLSNVNRNSTIENTRRHIGKGVHLYYVGGEVYAECLSDTSIFVQSRNCNYHHGFHPTTVCKIPSGCSLKIFNNQEFAQLLAQSVNHGFEAVYELTKMCTIRMSFVKGWGAEYHRQDVTSTPCWIEVHLHGPLQWLDKVLTQMGSPLNPISSVS, encoded by the exons ATGACCTCCATGTCCAGTCTCTTTTCTTTTACCAGCCCTGCAGTCAAGCGTTTGCTTGGCTGGAAACagggagacgaggaggagaaaTGGGCAGAAAAGGCAGTGGATGCATTAGTGAAaaagctgaagaagaaaaaaggtgcAATGGAAGATCTAGAAAAAGCACTAAGTTGCCCCGGGCAGCCCAGCAAGTGTGTCACCATTCCAAGATCGCTAGACGGCCGGCTACAGGTTTCGCACAGGAAAGGTCTTCCTCACGTAATCTACTGCAGAGTGTGGCGCTGGCCAGACCTCCAGTCCCACCATGAGCTCAAGCCCCTGGAGGTGTGCGAGTACCCATTTGGTTCCAAACAGAAGGAGGTCTGCATCAACCCATATCACTACAAGCGAGTAGAGAGCCCTG TGCTTCCTCCTGTCCTGGTACCACGGCATAGCGAGTTCAACCCACAACATAGTTTACTGGTACAGTTCCGCAACCTCACCCACAACGAACCACACATGCCCCTGAACGCCACCTTTCCAGAGTCCTTCCAGCAGCCGCACAGTGGGAGCGGtggcggcagcagcagcggtggaggaggtggcgGCGGTTCTTTTCCTATCTCTCCAAACTCGCCGTATCCTCCTTCTCCAGCCAGCAGCGGTACCTATCCAAACTCTCCCGCCAGCTCAGGGCCCTCCAGTCCATTCCAGCTTCCAG CTgacaccccacccccagcctACATGCCTCCTGATGAGCAGCTGGGCCAGGAGAGCCAATCCATGGAAACCAGCAGCAGCCTGGTGCCGCCGAACATGGCCAGAG ATGTGCAACCAGTGGAATATGAAGAGCCAAGTCACTGGTGCTCTATTGTCTACTATGAACTCAACAATCGTGTAGGAGAGGCCTACCATGCCTCGTCAACCAGCGTCCTGGTAGATGGATTTACTGACCCATCAAACAACAAGAATCGCTTCTGCCTTGGACTGCTGTCCAATGTCAACCGCAACTCAACAATCGAGAACACCCGCCGACACATCGGCAAAG GAGTCCACCTGTACTACGTGGGAGGGGAGGTTTACGCCGAGTGTCTCAGTGACACCAGCATTTTCGTCCAGAGTCGAAACTGTAATTACCACCACGGCTTCCACCCCACCACCGTCTGCAAGATCCCCAGTGGATGTAGCCTGAAGATTTTCAACAACCAGGAGTTTGCACAGCTTCTGGCCCAGTCTGTCAACCACGGCTTTGAAGCTGTATATGAGCTCACCAAGATGTGCACCATCAGAATGAGCTTCGTCAAG GGCTGGGGAGCCGAGTATCACCGACAGGATGTCACCAGCACCCCCTGCTGGATCGAGGTTCACCTGCACGGACCCCTCCAGTGGCTGGACAAGGTGTTGACACAAATGGGTTCGCCTCTCAACCCCATCTCCTCAGTGTCCTAA